The sequence below is a genomic window from Fimbriimonadaceae bacterium.
CAGGAGGATGTGCTCGCCTTGATGCGCCAGATCCTCCAGGTATCGCGGGAGGTCCGGGTCCAGGCGTTGGCGGCCCAGACGACGCGCGCCGCGGATTCGCTCAAACTCACCTTCCGACTCCGTTGAGCGTCGCCGGGCCTCCCTTGGGTGGGCCATCATCGAGACAACATGGATGTGAAGACCGTTTTGGCCGTGGATCCGGGGAGTTCCAAATGCGGGTTCGCCCTCGTTCGGCGGGAGGCCGAAGGGCATTTGACGTTGCTCTGGCGGGGAGTGTTCGGCAAAGACGAGATCGCCAAACGGATCGACGAGGCGAATGCGGTTCAGCACTTCAACATGGTCATCGTAGGCGCCGGGACTCGCTCGCGAGACGTCGTGAACGCGATCCGGGACGCGATGCCGAGCGTCGGCGTGCTGGTCGTGGACGAGAAGAACACGACGCTGGAGGCACGCGAGCGCTACTGGGAGCACCATCGGCGCCGCGGGTGGAGACGGTTCCTGCCGTCGACGATGCAGGTTCCGCCCGATCCGGTGGACGACTTCGTCGCGCTGATCCTGGCCGAGAGGGTGTTGCTCGCCTGAGCGCTGGAAGAGAATCCAATGAGTGAAACTCCCAGCGGACCCCGGTCGATCCATCCTGCGATTCAAGGCGTCTGGAGGTTCTCCGCGGCGACCACCAGTGTGTTCCTCGTCGCGGGCGCCGCCCTTTTCGAGGGTCTGGTCTTGATGCCGATCCATGGGTGGCCCTTTCGGGTACCCGTCGTGCTCCCGGGCGTCTTTGTGGCGCTCGGCATCCTCTCGCAGTGGATGGTTCGGAGGCAGTGGCAGCGATGGACCTACGAGGTGCGCGAACACGACTTGGTGCTCTCGTGGGGAGTGATCTGGCAAACGCGCCGCGTGGTCGCTCGCGACCGGATTCAGCACCTCGACATCAACTCGGGGCCGCTCGATCGTCGCTTTGGGCTCGTCCAAGTCGTCGTCTACGTCGCTGGGGGGTCCGTTGGCGCCATTCCAGGCTTAACCCCCCAAGAAGCGGAGTTGCTGCGATCCGTTCTCCTGGCCGGACGCGGGGACGACGTGTGACGGGCATGCGGCGGTTGCATGGGGCCACGATGCTGGTGGAGGCGATCGAGTTCCTCCGCCGCTTCCTCTTTACCGTGATCGTCGTGCTGGCCGCGGGATCCAGGCGCGAGGGCATGGGTGAGATCGTGATCGCGGGCGTGGGTGCGCTCACCGTCGCCGTGTCCGTCTTCCGGTACGCGACGACCCGCTACGGATTCGAGGGAGCGGCGTTTGTCGTCACCTCCGGGCTCGTGTGGAAGCAGAACCGAACGATCCCGCTTGCCCGCATCCAAAACGTGAACGTCCAGCGCAACGTGCTTCACAGGATCCTCGGAGTCAGCCAGGTCGACATCCAAACGGCGAGCGGCTCGGCTGCCGAAGCCAGCCTCAAGGTGCTTTCCGAGGCCGACGCCCAAGAGCTGAAGCATGCTCTGCTCGGCCAAACGCCCGGTCCGGCGTTCGAGGTTCGGGAGACTCCGCCCTCGCTCTTTCAGGTCGAACTGCGCGATCTCATGTTGGCGGGTGCGTTTCAAAATCGGTCGTTGTACTTGGTGTTCGCGGTGCTCGGGTTGATGCAGGGGCCCGAGCTGATGGGCTTCGTGCGCCGCGCCTCGGGCCCCGCAACCCACCTTGCCCGCAGCTTGGGAGTCGGCGCCTTGGTGCTCGCCGGCTTTCTGCTGCTTCTCGTCGGGTGGTTCCTCGCCATCGCGGGCACCGTGACGAAGTACTACGGCTTCCACATCGCGCGCCACGAGAAGGGGCTCAAGGTGGGTTTCGGGCTCCTCACCCAGATCGAGCACGTCATTCCGCTGCGCCGAGTGCAGTATGTGAGGGTCGTGCAGCCCTGGCTCTATCGGCTCCTCGGTCTGTGCGAAATGGATGTGGCGACCGCGGGTTCGTTCGGCAAGGAGGAGGGTGGGGGCACGACCAAGCTCGCGCCGGTCGTGCGCGAAGAGAACGCGGGGCGCCTGGGTCGGCACGTGTTCGCCGACCTTCCCTTGGGGGAGGTGGAGTGGTCGGGTGTCAGCCCGCTCACCATTCGACGCGGGTTTCTCGCCATTTTCTGGCCGTGTCTGCTTGGAACGGGGCTGTTGGCTAGGACGCTCGGCCCGTGGATGGGCGCCCTGCTCCCCGTGTTCCTCGCGCTGGGCTGGATCTATGCCAGGAAACGGCATGCCGCACTGGGCTACGCCATCCGGGAACGGTTTCTCTGCGTGCGAGGCGGCGTCCTCAAGCGCTCGATCGTGTTCATCCCTCTCGAGCGCGTCCAGTACGTCGAGGCCGGGTCGAGCCCCTTTCAACGGGCGCTGGGGTTGGCGACGTTGCGCGTGCGTACGGCTTCCTCGTTTGCGACCCCCGACGCCGTCATCCCCGATCTCCCGGCACCCGTCGCGCACCGGCTTCAGGACGAGATCGTGAAAGGGGCGCGCGTCTCAGGGCTCTAGAGCGCTTCGCGAGGGGTACCCTGTGCCCTTCGATGATACGTGTTGCGGTCGTGGGGGCAACGGGTTATGGAGGCGCCGAGGCGGTGCGGCTGTTGGCGGCGCACCCCGGTGCCGAGGTCGTCGCGGTCACCTCCGCCCGGTTGGAGGGCACACCCCTCCGGGATGCGTGCCCCTGGTTGGACACCGACCTGGTTCTCTCCCGCTTCGAAGCCGCCTCGCTGCCGGGCGATGTGGCGTTGCTTTGCCAAGAATCGGGATTTGCCATGGAGCATGCCCACCAGCTCTTGGAGCGGATGCGGGTGATCGACTTCTCGGCGGACTTCCGTTTGCGGGACCGCGCGGATTATCCGCGCTGGTACGGACGGGAGCATTCGTCCCCGGAGGTGGAAGCGGTGTACGGATTGCCTGAGCTCGAGTCTCGGGACGCGATCGCTCGTGCGGCGCTGGTCGCAAACCCGGGCTGCTATCCGACGGCGGCACTGCTGGCCCTTGTTCCGCTCGAGCGGGCGGGATTGATCGACGGAACGCCCGTCGTCGACGCCAAATCCGGCGTGTCCGGCGCAGGGCGTTCGCGCACGGAGACCGACTATCTGCTCGGCGAACTCGAGGGGGGATTCAAGGCGTACGGGGTGACGGGCCACCGCCACACCCCCGAGATCGAGCAGGGCCTGGGCCGTCCCGTGCGCTTCACGCCCCACCTCCTGCCATTCGCACGCGGGATCCACGCGACGTGCCACGTTCCGCTCCGTCAGGGAGCGGACCGTGAGGACGTCCTGACGGCTTGGGCGAAAACCTATGCCGAAGCGCCGTTCGTGCGCATTCGCGAAGAGGGATGGCCTTCGACCAAGGAGGTGCGCGGCACCAATGCGTGCGTTCTGGCCGCCGCGTTCGACGGGAGGACGGGCCACGCGGTCGTTGTCTCGGTCCTCGACAACCTGGTGAAGGGTGCCGCGGGTCAGGCCGTGCAGAATCTCAACGTGATGTTTGGGCTGGACGAGGCGACAGGGTTGACCGTTCACGGAGTGTGGCCATGACGCCCACAGGCTTTCGGTTCGCAGGGGTCCGTTGCGGATTAAAGAACAAGCGGCGCGATTTGGGACTGATCGTCAGCGATCGACCCGCGGCCGTGGCGGGGGTGTTCACGCAGAATCTCGTGCGGGCGGCCTGCATCGATTTCACCCGCGCGGTCGTGGGCACGGGCTCCCTTCGGGCGGTCGTCGTGAACAGCGGCAACGCGAACTGCGCCACGGGCGAGCAAGGGGTGCGCGACACGGCTCGCATGGCCGAATTGGCGGCCGGCGCCCTGGGACTCGGAGACGGAGATGTGGCGGTGGCCCACACCGGGGTGATCGGCCATCTGATCGACATGGCGAAGGTCCAGCGCGGCGTCGAGGACGCGGCCGATGCCTTGAGCGAGGACCCCAAGCCCTTTCTCGAGGCCATCCTTACCACCGACCTGGTCGAGAAGCAAGCCGAGCGCGAGGTGGGCGGCGCGAGGTTCCTCGGTGCGGGCAAGGGAAGCGGGATGATCGCGCCCAACATGGCCACGATGCTGGCGTTCGTGGCGACCGACGCCGTGGCCGCACCGGACGTCCTCGACCGCGCCCTGCGCGCGGCCGTGGACGCGAGTTTCCACTGCCTGACCGTCGACGGAGACACGAGCACGAACGACATGGTGTTGGTGCTTGCCAATGGGGCGAGCGGGGTGGAGCTGGACGAGGAGGCGTTGGTCGAGGCCCTCACGGACCTGTGCGTGGATCTGGCCAAACAGATCGCCCGCGACGGCGAGGGTGCGACGAAGTTGCTGGAGATTCGGGTGACCGGATCCGACGACCCGCGCCGGGCGGCGCTGGCGATCGCGAACTCGCCCCTGGTCAAGACCGCCATGTTCGGCTGCGATCCGAACTGGGGCCGGATCATGGCGGCGGCGGGGCGGTCGGGTGCGCGGTTCGATCCGGCCCAGGCCACGCTCGTGATCGCCTCCCAGGGTGAGGAACACCTCCTGTTCGAGAACGGGACCCCCTCCTCCTTCGACCCGAAGCGCGCCTCGACGGCCCTCAAGAGCGACCACGTGGTGATCGCTTTGGACCTGGGGCCAGGCGAGACCGCGACGATGTACACGTGCGACTTCGGCTACGGTTACGTCCGCATCAACGCGGAGTACCACACTTGATCTAGCCCTCGATCAGCTTCTTGAGGCGGTCGCAGGCCTCGCCCCACGCTTCCCGCACTCCATCGGCTTCGGCTTTGGTCTGAAGCCGCTGGTGGAGGATGTAGACCATCGTTTTCTTGCCGGCCTTGTCGTGAAACTGCACGTCGATCACGCTGGGCGCCGTGAAATCCGGGTGTTCGAACGAGAGGCGCAGGTCCTTGTTTTCGCGCACGCGGGTGAGGGTGGCCTTCTCGCCGTCCGGGCCGGTCAGCGACCCGCCGTCTTTGATCTCCGCGCGGGTGCCTTCACCCATCCAGGCGGCGAGCCCCTCGGGGGAGGTGAACTTGCGGTACGTGTCGGCGAGGGGCGCCCCAATGGTCTTGGTCGCGCAGATGAAGTAGCCCTCGAGGAGCCCGTCCTTCTTCCGCACGTCGCGCGCCGCCTCGTATTCGACGGAGATCGTGTTGCACCACCACGGATCCACGCCGGCCTCGTTCAGATAGACGCTGAGTGCGCGTCGCCCTTTCTTCAGACCGTCCATGGCGTCGAACTCCGCGAACCACTCGTCGAGGGTCTTGCCGGTCTCCTTCTTGGACGTTGCGTTGTCGATAGGGAAGTCTGGCTTCAGGTTGTATTTCACGATCTCACTGCTTCTTGAAGATCGCCTCTCCAGCCTTGACCCAATCGTCCCCCGCTTTGAATTCGAGGACGAACTTGAGCTCTGTGTCGGACAATTTGGTCATCGAGGCACGGCTCACCGTGGCCTCCCCGTTGGGATCGGTTTTCCACGGTTCGCTGGTGAACACCACCGTGTCGCCTTGCGCCACGCCCCATTCGATGCGCGGCGTCGGGGCCAGGTTCGTAAACGTGTAGGAGCTGTACTTGCCTTTCTCGGGGTCCCAACCCATGAAGAACTCCTCGTTCATGGTGAAGCCCTCCATCTCCCACTTGCTGGTGCCTCGGAGGAACGGGCCGCTCCACTCGGCATGGTGGGTCATTTTGCCCTCCATCTCCATGCCTTCCATCGACATCTTCATCGTGCCGGACCAGTTGCCGACCATCCACTCAAACTTCTTGAGTTCGGGTGCGGGACCCATGTCGGGTACCTGGGAGTTGGCGAGAGCGCATACGAGCAGCAGCGTTGCTGCGAGAGTCCATCGAGTCATCGTCGACCTCCTATTGGTGCTGTCGAAACTACCTGGTGCGGGCGACGAGACGCAACGACCGCTTGATCAGATTGATCTGGCCGAGGTGGTAGGCATCGTGGATCGCGATCGCAACCAGGGTTTTGGCGATCTCCGGCTCCGGCCCGGAATTGGCGAGGCCGCACGCCTCGTCAAATCCGGACAGGAACGCCGCACGCAGATCAGGGAACTCCGAGGCCTCGGGAATGCGCCAGTCGCCCTCGAGGAAACGGGGAAGTTTTTCGCGCCGGATCTTCTTGAGCCAGAGGTCCTGCCAGAAGTGCATGTGGGCGAGGTTCGTGAGAAGCGAGTAGGGCATCCCCGGCAACACGCGCGCCGCGTCCTCGGGCTTGATGCGGCTGAGCAGCTTCCCGGGGGCCGGAATGTCCACTCCGGAAGCGAGCTGGCGGAAGAGCTCCGCGGTGGGATTTGGGGCCATGCCGGGAGGTTAGCAGGTCGCCAGGGACATGCCAACGAGTTCCGCCGCCTCGATCGTGTTCGCCAAGAGGCTGGCGACGGTCATAGGCCCAACCCCGCCGGGGACGGGGGTGATCCAGGAGGCGACCTCCGACGCGCTTTCGAAGTGGACATCGCCCACGTCTCCTTGGCGCCCCTCGACCTTGTTGTAGCCCGCATCGATCACCACCGCACCGGGTTTGAGCCATTCGCCGCGGATCATCTCGGCGCGCCCTACGGCCGCGACCAGGACGTCTGCGGTCCGGCACAAGGCGGGAAGGTCCTGGGTGCGCGAGTGGGCGATCGTGACGGTCGCATGTTTCTGCAACAGCATGAGGGCTGCCGGCTTGCCGAGGATCACGCTGCGCCCGACCACCACGGCGTGCCGTCCTTCGAGCGGAATCTTGTAATGGTCGAGGATCCGCATGATGCCCATGGGGGTTGCGCAGCGAAATCCCGGCAGGTCGCACACAAGCCTTCCCGCGGATTGCGAGGTGATGCCGTCCACGTCTTTCTCGGGACCCAGAGCTTCGAGGGCCTTCGGCTCGTCCAGGTGCGGGGGCAGCGGGTGTTGGATCAGCACGCCGTGTACCGCGGGATCGGCGTTCAGGGCGGCGATGTGGGCCATCAAGGCCTCCTGCGTCGTGGAGGCGTCCGCTTCGAACACGCCGGACTCGATGCCTGCCTTCTCGCACCACTTCCGTTTCATGCGTACGTACGCGAGGCTGGCCGGGTCCTGGGCGGCCACGACCGCCTCGAGACGCGGCACCACGCCTCGGGCGCGCAGGGCTTCGGTGCGGACGCGCACCTCCTCGCGAACGATCTTCGATAACTCCAACCCATCGAGAATCTGAGCGCTCACTGGGGCGTCTCCTCCTTCCTCACCGTCCACAACCCGGCCCGCGCCAACTCCTGGGCCTCCTCTGAATCCTCGGTGACGGTCTCCACTTCCGGTTCAGGCTCGGGCGCCGCCGCTCCCACCCGTTCGTCCGGGGGCGCGCTCGCGGGGTCCCACTCGTGCTTGGGGGTCCGTTCCAGAAGGTTCCCGAGCACTCCGTTCACAAATCGGCCGCTCTCCGCCGTGCTGTACTTCTTCGCGAGGTCCACGGCCTCGTTGATCGTCACGGCGGGAGGGATCGGGGGGCAGTGGAACAACTCGTACGCGGCGAGGCGCAGGATGTTGCGATCGACCGTCGCGACGCGCGAAAGGTCCCAATCCCTCAGACTCTGCGCGAGGGCGCCGTCGAGCGCGTTCAGGTGCGCCAGCACGCCCTTGATGGCGGCCCGGGCGAACTCGGCGAGCTCCGGCTCGAGCTCGGCATGCTCCAGGGTGTCCTCGATCGCGGCATCGGTCGGGGTGTGGCCAACTTCGATTTCGTAAAGGGCCCGGAGGATCGCTTCGCGGGCCGGTCGTCGCGAGCTACCCCGCATGGACCTTCTCCGCAAGAAACTTGGGAACGAAGGACGTATTGAGATCTCCCGAGACGAAGTCGGGGTGTTCGACGAGCCGGCGGAGGAACGGGATGTTGGTTTGGATGCCCTCGACCTCGAACTCGTGCAGGGCGCCTTGGAGCTTGGCGACCGCTTCTGGGCGCGAATTGGCCACGACGATCAGTTTGGCGAGCATGGGGTCGTAAAACGGACTCACCGAAAAGCCCGCGTAGCAGTGCGTGTCCATCCGGACGCCGCGCCCGCCCGGAGCGCGCCACATCGTGATCAGGCCGGTGCTGGGCGCAAAGTCGTTGTCGGGGTCCTGGGCGGTGATTCTCGCCTCGATGGCGTGCCCCGACAGCGACACCTCCTCTTGGCGGATTGGGAGCTTCTCGCCCGACGCGACCCGGAGCATCAGTTGCACGAGGTCGATTCCGGTCACCTCCTCCGTGACGGGATGCTCGACCTGCAGCCGGGTGTTCATCTCGAGGAAGTAGAAGTTGAAGTCGGCGTCGACCAAGAACTCGACGGTGCCTGCGTTCTGATAGCCGACGGACCAGGCCACCTTGACGGCGGCCTCTCCCATGCGGCGCCGAAGGTCGGCGGGCATTTCTGCGTAGGGAGCCTCTTCGAGCAGCTTCTGGTGGCGCAGATTCTGGACGGAGCACTCGCGCTCGCCGAGGTGGATCATGTTGCCGTGCGCATCGCCCAGCACCTGGATCTCGACGTGGCGCGGGTTGAGCACGCACTTCTCGACCAGCATCTCGCCGCTCCCGAAGCTCGCTTGCGCTTCCGCTTGGGCGGTCTTCCACAGCGCGGACAGCTCGTCCGGGGAGTTCACGCGGCGGATTCCTCGGCCCCCGCCGCCCGCCACGGCTTTGAGCAGCACGGGATAGCCGATGCTGTCGGCGACCTTAAGCGCTTCGGAATCGCTCGGCACGGCGCCTGCGGACCCGGGCACGACGGGGCAGCCCGACTCGATCGCCGCCTTCTTGGCGCTGGCCTTGTCGCCCATCGCCTCGATGGCGGACACCGGCGGCCCGATGAAGGTGACGCCCAACGACTCGAGCGCCTCCGCGAAGCTCGCCCGCTCGCTGAAGTAGCCGTAGCCCGGGTGGACGGCCTCGGCCCCCGAGATCTGGGTGGCCATCAGCACGTTCCCAAGACTGAGGTAGCTGTCGCCGTTGCTCCCGGCGCCCACGCAAATCGTCTCGTCCGCGATCTTGACGTGCAGGCTCTCGCGATCGGCCTCCGAGTAGATCGCGACGCTGCGCACGCCGAGTTCGCGGCACGCGCGAATGACTCGGCAGGCGATCTCCCCACGGTTGGCGATCAGCACTTTGCGGAACATCAGAATCCTCCGTGGCCGGGGTGCGCGCAGCGAACCTTGCCGGTGGCCGGATCGTAGACGTAGGGCTCCTTTCCGACCGGGCAGCGCTCGAAGGAGCTTCCCAGCTTGAGCTGCGCAAGCGATTCGGGGTTGGGGTCTTCGCCCATGTTGGTGAAGATCGTCATGGACTGTCGGATTTGGGAGAGCTGGTTCTGGCACTCACTGTCCAACGCCTTGGCGCGGACGGCTCCCGGAACGGTTTTTCCCAGGCCGTCCGCCCGAGAAGAACCCGCGCCGGTGCCCCGCAAGAAGAACACGGCCAGCCCCAGGATGATCACCAGCGTGATCATCGTCGAGACGAGGGTGAAGCCGGCGCGTCTCACGGAGCCACCCTGACCTTGGCGATCGTCTGGCCGTATTCGACGGGCGAGTCCGGCTCGACGAGCACTTCCACGACCTCGCCGTCAAACGGACACTCCACGTCGTTGGCGAGCCCCAGGGCGGAGACGACGGCCACGACGCTCCCTTTCGACACCGTTTGACCGACGGTCAGGGCCTCCTTGGCGGAGTTCAGATAGCCCACGAGGGGGGAAACGATGGACTTGAGCTCGTCGCCATCCGAAGGTTCGCGGTGCTCGGCCGAGGCGAGGACCCGCGTCGGGGCCGGGCGTGGCGAGAGGGTGGCGGAGAAGGCGAGGTCGCCTACCTCCAGTTCGAGTTCGGCGATGCCGTTGGCCCGGGCCACTTCCAAGGCGTGCCGGATCAGTTCGAGGTCCTGATTCGCCATCGATCCAGTGTACCAGCGGGGCTCGGATTCGAACCTGGGGAGGCGGACGCAAAAAAAGAGGGAACGGCGCCAAGGGGAGGGGGAGGGGAGGATGGGCCGTTCCCGAGGGAGAGGGTTGATTGCGTTTCTTGCTTCTTATTGCTGCGTCCTAAGAAAATCCGAGGATCTTCGAGGAGTCGCCCATTGCAACGCGATTCGGCCGGGAATCGTTCCCGGTGGGCCATCAGTCCCAGTTTGAATCTGGGAACCAGGGCGCTACCAGTTTTTGGGCTCGCCAAAAAGATTCCACGGTCGGCAACCAATGATTGAACTGTGCGGCTTGGTTTGGGCTTTGCTGGGCGCGGGGATTGCCTGACGCCGGAAGAGTGTCGATCGCTGTTGGGCGATTTGGCGGCCGCCTGCGCGCGCCAGGACCCGCCGCTTGGAGCCTCGGGGCTCGCCTGCCGGGCTCCGTCTCGCGATCTGGCGTTCGGTTTCGAGGCGGAAAGGCCGTGCGCCGCCGTCTGCTTTCCCTTGGTCGGACCGTTGGAAGGCTGGGTGTCCTGGGTGACGCCTTGGTGCCCGATCGATCCGCCGACGCCGCCGAACGAGGGCTTGGTCGAGCAGGCGCGGCTCGTGGTGCGGACCTTCCTCGACGGCGTGTTCCCGAGCCCGAACGAGATCGGCTTGGACCAACCCATCGCGGCCCTGGACTCCGCGGCTTCGATCGAGGGTGCACTCGCAGCGCTCATGAAGACGACGGTGCCGCTGGTCCAACTGGTGGCGACGATCTCGACGGCCGATGGTTTGGACTCGCATCTCCACGTCCAATGCCCCCTCGAGACGTTGCGAGCGCTCCGCGCCGCCTTCTTGGAGGAGTGCGCATGAACGCGGTGACGTCGATCGTGACGATGGCGGAGATCGAGACCTACCGCGGTTCGGCCCGCTTCAGCTGCCTGGGATTGGGAAGCTGCATCGCCCTGTGCATGCTGGATCCGGAAAGCCACGTGTGCGGGATGGCGCACATCTTGTTGCCCACGTCCTTTCATTCGGGCGAGCCGGAAAAAGCTGGGCGCTACGCGGATCTCGCCGTGCCGATGCTCGTGCAGATGCTCGAGCGAATCGGAGGGGCGCGCGACCGCTTGGTGGCCGCCTACGCCGGCGGAGCGCAGGTTTTCAACATCAGCGGAGCGTCCATGTGCCTCGACATCGGCGCCCGCAACGCCGCCGAGGTGGCACGTCAGTTGGACGAACTGGGCATTCGTTGCCTGGGACATGAGGTCGGCGGATCGCTGGGACGAACCGTGACCTTCGATTCGGAAACAGGTGAAGTCAGAGTCCGCACGGTGACGCAGGGCGACCGCGTGCTCTGCCGATTGAGAGGAACGACACGATGAGTACAACCTCGTTGAGCATTGAAGAGATCGTCGACAAGACGACCGATCTCCCATCGATCCCCGCCGCCGCACTCGCGGTGATCCGGGAAGCCGAGTCGGAAACGGGCTCGGCGAACTCGGTGGCGCACCACATCGCGCAGGACCAGGCGTTGGCGGCCCGGGTTCTGCGGCTCTCGAACAGCGCGTTCTACGGGCTTTCGGGCGAGGTGACCGACTTGCAGGAGTCCGTCGTGGTGCTCGGCATGCGCTGTGTCCGCAACCTGGCCATGGTCGCCTCGACCTATCCTTGGATGATCCGTCCGCTGAAGGGTTACTGCCTGGGCCCAAAGGAGATGTGGACGCACTCGTTCGGCGTCGCGATCGCCGCCCAGGAGATCACCAAGATGACGAGGACCGGGGACCCGGACATGGCGTTCACGGCGGGGCTGCTGCACAACCTCGGCAAGGTCGCGCTCAGCATCTGGCTCGAGAACAAGGTGCCGATGCTGATCGCCATCGCGAACCAGGAGGATCTCACGTTCAACGAGGTCGAGCGCAAGGTGCTGGGATACGACCACGCGGAGGTCGGCGAGTTCCTGGGTCAGCGCTGGAACCTGCCGAAACAGATCCGTGCGGCGATCCGCTACCACCACGAACCAAGCGCGGCCACTCCCCACAATCCCATCGTCGACAGCGTCCACGTTGGCGACTTCCTGACCATGAGCATGGGTTTCGGCCTCGGCGGCGATGGACTTCGTTACGACTACGATCCCGAGGCGTGGACGCGGCTCAACCTCGAGCCCGAGAACATGGACCAGATCGCCGATCGCTTTGTGACCTCGTACCAGGAGTACGAGAAGCTGTTCGAGGTCATGAACCAGGCGGCGTGATGCAGCGGGTGCTCATCGTCGACGACTCGCCCGTGATCCGTCGCCTGCTGGGCGACATGATCGGCGGGGAGCCCGATCTCGAAGTCGTGGGCTACGCCCCCGACGGCGAGGAGGCGGTGGCGAAGGTGCGCGAACTGCGCCCCGACGTCGTGACGATGGACGTCGAAATGCCTCGGTGCACCGGCCTCGAGGCGCTGCGCAGGATCAT
It includes:
- a CDS encoding PH domain-containing protein, translating into MSETPSGPRSIHPAIQGVWRFSAATTSVFLVAGAALFEGLVLMPIHGWPFRVPVVLPGVFVALGILSQWMVRRQWQRWTYEVREHDLVLSWGVIWQTRRVVARDRIQHLDINSGPLDRRFGLVQVVVYVAGGSVGAIPGLTPQEAELLRSVLLAGRGDDV
- a CDS encoding PH domain-containing protein, with translation MRRLHGATMLVEAIEFLRRFLFTVIVVLAAGSRREGMGEIVIAGVGALTVAVSVFRYATTRYGFEGAAFVVTSGLVWKQNRTIPLARIQNVNVQRNVLHRILGVSQVDIQTASGSAAEASLKVLSEADAQELKHALLGQTPGPAFEVRETPPSLFQVELRDLMLAGAFQNRSLYLVFAVLGLMQGPELMGFVRRASGPATHLARSLGVGALVLAGFLLLLVGWFLAIAGTVTKYYGFHIARHEKGLKVGFGLLTQIEHVIPLRRVQYVRVVQPWLYRLLGLCEMDVATAGSFGKEEGGGTTKLAPVVREENAGRLGRHVFADLPLGEVEWSGVSPLTIRRGFLAIFWPCLLGTGLLARTLGPWMGALLPVFLALGWIYARKRHAALGYAIRERFLCVRGGVLKRSIVFIPLERVQYVEAGSSPFQRALGLATLRVRTASSFATPDAVIPDLPAPVAHRLQDEIVKGARVSGL
- the argC gene encoding N-acetyl-gamma-glutamyl-phosphate reductase, coding for MIRVAVVGATGYGGAEAVRLLAAHPGAEVVAVTSARLEGTPLRDACPWLDTDLVLSRFEAASLPGDVALLCQESGFAMEHAHQLLERMRVIDFSADFRLRDRADYPRWYGREHSSPEVEAVYGLPELESRDAIARAALVANPGCYPTAALLALVPLERAGLIDGTPVVDAKSGVSGAGRSRTETDYLLGELEGGFKAYGVTGHRHTPEIEQGLGRPVRFTPHLLPFARGIHATCHVPLRQGADREDVLTAWAKTYAEAPFVRIREEGWPSTKEVRGTNACVLAAAFDGRTGHAVVVSVLDNLVKGAAGQAVQNLNVMFGLDEATGLTVHGVWP
- the argJ gene encoding bifunctional glutamate N-acetyltransferase/amino-acid acetyltransferase ArgJ, whose amino-acid sequence is MTPTGFRFAGVRCGLKNKRRDLGLIVSDRPAAVAGVFTQNLVRAACIDFTRAVVGTGSLRAVVVNSGNANCATGEQGVRDTARMAELAAGALGLGDGDVAVAHTGVIGHLIDMAKVQRGVEDAADALSEDPKPFLEAILTTDLVEKQAEREVGGARFLGAGKGSGMIAPNMATMLAFVATDAVAAPDVLDRALRAAVDASFHCLTVDGDTSTNDMVLVLANGASGVELDEEALVEALTDLCVDLAKQIARDGEGATKLLEIRVTGSDDPRRAALAIANSPLVKTAMFGCDPNWGRIMAAAGRSGARFDPAQATLVIASQGEEHLLFENGTPSSFDPKRASTALKSDHVVIALDLGPGETATMYTCDFGYGYVRINAEYHT
- a CDS encoding SRPBCC domain-containing protein is translated as MKYNLKPDFPIDNATSKKETGKTLDEWFAEFDAMDGLKKGRRALSVYLNEAGVDPWWCNTISVEYEAARDVRKKDGLLEGYFICATKTIGAPLADTYRKFTSPEGLAAWMGEGTRAEIKDGGSLTGPDGEKATLTRVRENKDLRLSFEHPDFTAPSVIDVQFHDKAGKKTMVYILHQRLQTKAEADGVREAWGEACDRLKKLIEG
- a CDS encoding DUF1579 domain-containing protein produces the protein MTRWTLAATLLLVCALANSQVPDMGPAPELKKFEWMVGNWSGTMKMSMEGMEMEGKMTHHAEWSGPFLRGTSKWEMEGFTMNEEFFMGWDPEKGKYSSYTFTNLAPTPRIEWGVAQGDTVVFTSEPWKTDPNGEATVSRASMTKLSDTELKFVLEFKAGDDWVKAGEAIFKKQ
- a CDS encoding DinB family protein; this translates as MAPNPTAELFRQLASGVDIPAPGKLLSRIKPEDAARVLPGMPYSLLTNLAHMHFWQDLWLKKIRREKLPRFLEGDWRIPEASEFPDLRAAFLSGFDEACGLANSGPEPEIAKTLVAIAIHDAYHLGQINLIKRSLRLVARTR
- a CDS encoding bifunctional 5,10-methylenetetrahydrofolate dehydrogenase/5,10-methenyltetrahydrofolate cyclohydrolase, with translation MSAQILDGLELSKIVREEVRVRTEALRARGVVPRLEAVVAAQDPASLAYVRMKRKWCEKAGIESGVFEADASTTQEALMAHIAALNADPAVHGVLIQHPLPPHLDEPKALEALGPEKDVDGITSQSAGRLVCDLPGFRCATPMGIMRILDHYKIPLEGRHAVVVGRSVILGKPAALMLLQKHATVTIAHSRTQDLPALCRTADVLVAAVGRAEMIRGEWLKPGAVVIDAGYNKVEGRQGDVGDVHFESASEVASWITPVPGGVGPMTVASLLANTIEAAELVGMSLATC
- the nusB gene encoding transcription antitermination factor NusB, with the translated sequence MRGSSRRPAREAILRALYEIEVGHTPTDAAIEDTLEHAELEPELAEFARAAIKGVLAHLNALDGALAQSLRDWDLSRVATVDRNILRLAAYELFHCPPIPPAVTINEAVDLAKKYSTAESGRFVNGVLGNLLERTPKHEWDPASAPPDERVGAAAPEPEPEVETVTEDSEEAQELARAGLWTVRKEETPQ
- a CDS encoding acetyl-CoA carboxylase biotin carboxylase subunit, giving the protein MFRKVLIANRGEIACRVIRACRELGVRSVAIYSEADRESLHVKIADETICVGAGSNGDSYLSLGNVLMATQISGAEAVHPGYGYFSERASFAEALESLGVTFIGPPVSAIEAMGDKASAKKAAIESGCPVVPGSAGAVPSDSEALKVADSIGYPVLLKAVAGGGGRGIRRVNSPDELSALWKTAQAEAQASFGSGEMLVEKCVLNPRHVEIQVLGDAHGNMIHLGERECSVQNLRHQKLLEEAPYAEMPADLRRRMGEAAVKVAWSVGYQNAGTVEFLVDADFNFYFLEMNTRLQVEHPVTEEVTGIDLVQLMLRVASGEKLPIRQEEVSLSGHAIEARITAQDPDNDFAPSTGLITMWRAPGGRGVRMDTHCYAGFSVSPFYDPMLAKLIVVANSRPEAVAKLQGALHEFEVEGIQTNIPFLRRLVEHPDFVSGDLNTSFVPKFLAEKVHAG